One window of the Delphinus delphis chromosome 20, mDelDel1.2, whole genome shotgun sequence genome contains the following:
- the LOC132415858 gene encoding zinc finger protein 324A isoform X3, which yields MAAAQTDPAQGLMAFEDVAVYFSREEWGLLDAAQRALYRRVMLENFTLLASLGLSVSRPHVVIQLECGKEPWVLNGTDVTLARNAQRRPSPASPHLAEDRDVSGEAALPGPFQDGPPLAPTRVLPSAGASECGKSLEGRCGVSPSRERKPTGVSVIYWESGEASVSLRLTSSLRAPPGEKALADHPAPGKQPRASERQKLYACEAPGRAFPGAPEGDRGMGEAWREPQRLLAVSEPPTWAELGEALHAGPGLLSGEKPFECRACSKVFVKSSDLLKHLRTHTGERPYECAQCGKAFSQTSHLTQHQRIHSGETPYTCPACGQAFRHSSSLVRHQRIHTAEKAFRCAECGKAFSHRSNLSQHRKIHAGGRPYACTRCGRSFCRNSHLIQHERTHTGEKPFACALCGAAFSQGSSLFKHRRVHTGEKPFACAQCGRAFSHSSNLRQHRLLHTGERPFRCSDCGKAFAKGAVLLSHRRIHTGEKPFVCAQCGRAFRERPALFHHQRLHTGEKPARRPRASPLPQARPPSGASCEGTLGREAGPTAASGPATVPKTAEP from the exons GGCCTAATGGCCTTTGAAGACGTGGCTGTGTACTTCTCCCGGGAGGAATGGGGGCTCCTGGATGCAGCCCAGAGGGCTCTGTACCGCCGTGTGATGCTGGAGAACTTCACCCTCCTGGCCTCGCTGG GACTCTCTGTCTCCCGACCCCACGTGGTCATCCAGCTTGAGTGTGGCAAGGAGCCCTGGGTTCTCAATGGGACAGATGTGACCCTGGCCAGGAATGCCCAGAGGAGGCCGAGCCCTG CTTCCCCTCATCTGGCAGAGGACAGAGATGTTTCTGGAGAAGCAGCATTGCCAGGGCCCTTCCAGGACGGCCCCCCTCTGGCACCGACAAGGGTTCTCCCCAGCGCTGGTGCCTCTGAGTGTGGGAAAAGCCTGGAGGGTCGGTGCGGCGTGTCCCCCTCTCGGGAGAGGAAACCCACAGGGGTGTCTGTGATCTACTGGGAAAGCGGCGAGGCCAGCGTCAGCCTGCGGCTGACCTCTTCTCTGCGGGCCCCACCCGGGGAGAAGGCCCTCGCAGACCACCCTGCACCAGGCAAGCAGCCGAGGGCATCGGAGCGGCAGAAGCTGTACGCATGCGAGGCCCCGGGGAGAGCCTTCCCGGGCGCCCCAGAGGGGGACCGAGGAATGGGTGAGGCTTGGCGCGAGCCTCAGAGACTGCTTGCTGTCTCAGAGCCCCCGACCTGGGCCGAACTGGGCGAGGCCCTGCACGCTGGCCCCGGCCTCCTCTCTGGGGAGAAGCCCTTCGAGTGCAGGGCGTGCAGCAAGGTGTTCGTGAAGAGCTCGGACCTGCTGAAGCACCTGCGCACCCACACCGGGGAGCGGCCGTACGAGTGCGCGCAGTGCGGCAAGGCCTTCAGCCAGACGTCGCACCTGACGCAGCACCAGCGCATCCACAGCGGAGAGACGCCCTACACGTGCCCGGCCTGCGGCCAGGCCTTCCGGCACAGCTCCTCGCTGGTGCGGCACCAGCGCATCCACACGGCCGAGAAGGCCTTCCGCTGTGCCGAGTGCGGCAAGGCCTTCAGCCACCGCTCCAACCTCAGCCAGCACCGCAAGATCCACGCCGGGGGCCGGCCCTACGCGTGCACGCGCTGTGGCCGCAGCTTCTGCCGCAACTCGCACCTGATCCAGCACGAGCGCACGCACACGGGCGAGAAGCCCTTCGCCTGCGCGCTCTGCGGGGCCGCCTTCAGCCAGGGCTCGTCGCTCTTCAAGCACCGGCGCGTGCACACCGGCGAGAAGCCCTTCGCCTGCGCGCAGTGCGGCCGCGCCTTCAGCCACAGCTCCAACCTCAGGCAGCACCGGCTGCTGCACACGGGAGAGCGGCCTTTCCGTTGCTCGGACTGCGGCAAGGCCTTCGCCAAGGGCGCCGTGCTGCTCAGCCACCGACGCATCCACACGGGCGAGAAGCCCTTCGTGTGCGCACAGTGCGGCCGCGCCTTCCGCGAGCGCCCGGCCCTCTTCCACCACCAGAGGCTCCACACCGGCGAGAAGCCAGCGCGGCGGCCCCGGGCCAGCCCGCTCCCCCAGGCCAGGCCTCCTTCGGGGGCATCGTGTGAAGGCACACTGGGGAGGGAAGCCGGGCCCACTGCTGCCTCAGGCCCAGCCACGGTTCCGAAGACGGCTGAGCCTTGA
- the LOC132415858 gene encoding zinc finger protein 324A isoform X2 yields the protein MAAAQTDPAQGLMAFEDVAVYFSREEWGLLDAAQRALYRRVMLENFTLLASLGLSVSRPHVVIQLECGKEPWVLNGTDVTLARNAQRRPSPASHPTDSFHHQPLLEAPALAALEGELQGPPPGRGETCSESHPQPVCVASDPARLPSPPHLWGRLFTCSSLSTCSGQSRSRHWGHSLAQPAPGPAFVGLTLLGERQSASRVASPHLAEDRDVSGEAALPGPFQDGPPLAPTRVLPSAGASECGKSLEGRCGVSPSRERKPTGVSVIYWESGEASVSLRLTSSLRAPPGEKALADHPAPGKQPRASERQKLYACEAPGRAFPGAPEGDRGMGEAWREPQRLLAVSEPPTWAELGEALHAGPGLLSGEKPFECRACSKVFVKSSDLLKHLRTHTGERPYECAQCGKAFSQTSHLTQHQRIHSGETPYTCPACGQAFRHSSSLVRHQRIHTAEKAFRCAECGKAFSHRSNLSQHRKIHAGGRPYACTRCGRSFCRNSHLIQHERTHTGEKPFACALCGAAFSQGSSLFKHRRVHTGEKPFACAQCGRAFSHSSNLRQHRLLHTGERPFRCSDCGKAFAKGAVLLSHRRIHTGEKPFVCAQCGRAFRERPALFHHQRLHTGEKPARRPRASPLPQARPPSGASCEGTLGREAGPTAASGPATVPKTAEP from the exons GGCCTAATGGCCTTTGAAGACGTGGCTGTGTACTTCTCCCGGGAGGAATGGGGGCTCCTGGATGCAGCCCAGAGGGCTCTGTACCGCCGTGTGATGCTGGAGAACTTCACCCTCCTGGCCTCGCTGG GACTCTCTGTCTCCCGACCCCACGTGGTCATCCAGCTTGAGTGTGGCAAGGAGCCCTGGGTTCTCAATGGGACAGATGTGACCCTGGCCAGGAATGCCCAGAGGAGGCCGAGCCCTG CTTCCCACCCGACCGACTCCTTTCACCATCAGCCTCTTCTGGAGGCTCCGGCTTTGGCTGCCCTTGAAGGGGAGCTCCAAGGGCCACCCCCAGGCCGTGGTGAGACCTGCTCAGAATCCCACCCTCAGCCAGTCTGTGTGGCCTCAGACCCTGCCCGTCTTCCCTCACCACCTCATCTGTGGGGCCGTTTGTTCACGTGTTCATCGTTGAGCACTTGCAGTGGCCAGTCCCGTTCgcggcactggggacacagcctTGCCCAGCCCGCTCCTGGTCCTGCCTTTGTGGGGTTGACCCTGCTAGGGGAGAGGCAGTCAGCAAGCAGAGTTG CTTCCCCTCATCTGGCAGAGGACAGAGATGTTTCTGGAGAAGCAGCATTGCCAGGGCCCTTCCAGGACGGCCCCCCTCTGGCACCGACAAGGGTTCTCCCCAGCGCTGGTGCCTCTGAGTGTGGGAAAAGCCTGGAGGGTCGGTGCGGCGTGTCCCCCTCTCGGGAGAGGAAACCCACAGGGGTGTCTGTGATCTACTGGGAAAGCGGCGAGGCCAGCGTCAGCCTGCGGCTGACCTCTTCTCTGCGGGCCCCACCCGGGGAGAAGGCCCTCGCAGACCACCCTGCACCAGGCAAGCAGCCGAGGGCATCGGAGCGGCAGAAGCTGTACGCATGCGAGGCCCCGGGGAGAGCCTTCCCGGGCGCCCCAGAGGGGGACCGAGGAATGGGTGAGGCTTGGCGCGAGCCTCAGAGACTGCTTGCTGTCTCAGAGCCCCCGACCTGGGCCGAACTGGGCGAGGCCCTGCACGCTGGCCCCGGCCTCCTCTCTGGGGAGAAGCCCTTCGAGTGCAGGGCGTGCAGCAAGGTGTTCGTGAAGAGCTCGGACCTGCTGAAGCACCTGCGCACCCACACCGGGGAGCGGCCGTACGAGTGCGCGCAGTGCGGCAAGGCCTTCAGCCAGACGTCGCACCTGACGCAGCACCAGCGCATCCACAGCGGAGAGACGCCCTACACGTGCCCGGCCTGCGGCCAGGCCTTCCGGCACAGCTCCTCGCTGGTGCGGCACCAGCGCATCCACACGGCCGAGAAGGCCTTCCGCTGTGCCGAGTGCGGCAAGGCCTTCAGCCACCGCTCCAACCTCAGCCAGCACCGCAAGATCCACGCCGGGGGCCGGCCCTACGCGTGCACGCGCTGTGGCCGCAGCTTCTGCCGCAACTCGCACCTGATCCAGCACGAGCGCACGCACACGGGCGAGAAGCCCTTCGCCTGCGCGCTCTGCGGGGCCGCCTTCAGCCAGGGCTCGTCGCTCTTCAAGCACCGGCGCGTGCACACCGGCGAGAAGCCCTTCGCCTGCGCGCAGTGCGGCCGCGCCTTCAGCCACAGCTCCAACCTCAGGCAGCACCGGCTGCTGCACACGGGAGAGCGGCCTTTCCGTTGCTCGGACTGCGGCAAGGCCTTCGCCAAGGGCGCCGTGCTGCTCAGCCACCGACGCATCCACACGGGCGAGAAGCCCTTCGTGTGCGCACAGTGCGGCCGCGCCTTCCGCGAGCGCCCGGCCCTCTTCCACCACCAGAGGCTCCACACCGGCGAGAAGCCAGCGCGGCGGCCCCGGGCCAGCCCGCTCCCCCAGGCCAGGCCTCCTTCGGGGGCATCGTGTGAAGGCACACTGGGGAGGGAAGCCGGGCCCACTGCTGCCTCAGGCCCAGCCACGGTTCCGAAGACGGCTGAGCCTTGA
- the LOC132415858 gene encoding zinc finger protein 324A isoform X1 has protein sequence MAAAQTDPAQGLMAFEDVAVYFSREEWGLLDAAQRALYRRVMLENFTLLASLGLSVSRPHVVIQLECGKEPWVLNGTDVTLARNAQRRPSPGEWGLRGVSLGPTYGQASVHLPSWMLSSPASHPTDSFHHQPLLEAPALAALEGELQGPPPGRGETCSESHPQPVCVASDPARLPSPPHLWGRLFTCSSLSTCSGQSRSRHWGHSLAQPAPGPAFVGLTLLGERQSASRVASPHLAEDRDVSGEAALPGPFQDGPPLAPTRVLPSAGASECGKSLEGRCGVSPSRERKPTGVSVIYWESGEASVSLRLTSSLRAPPGEKALADHPAPGKQPRASERQKLYACEAPGRAFPGAPEGDRGMGEAWREPQRLLAVSEPPTWAELGEALHAGPGLLSGEKPFECRACSKVFVKSSDLLKHLRTHTGERPYECAQCGKAFSQTSHLTQHQRIHSGETPYTCPACGQAFRHSSSLVRHQRIHTAEKAFRCAECGKAFSHRSNLSQHRKIHAGGRPYACTRCGRSFCRNSHLIQHERTHTGEKPFACALCGAAFSQGSSLFKHRRVHTGEKPFACAQCGRAFSHSSNLRQHRLLHTGERPFRCSDCGKAFAKGAVLLSHRRIHTGEKPFVCAQCGRAFRERPALFHHQRLHTGEKPARRPRASPLPQARPPSGASCEGTLGREAGPTAASGPATVPKTAEP, from the exons GGCCTAATGGCCTTTGAAGACGTGGCTGTGTACTTCTCCCGGGAGGAATGGGGGCTCCTGGATGCAGCCCAGAGGGCTCTGTACCGCCGTGTGATGCTGGAGAACTTCACCCTCCTGGCCTCGCTGG GACTCTCTGTCTCCCGACCCCACGTGGTCATCCAGCTTGAGTGTGGCAAGGAGCCCTGGGTTCTCAATGGGACAGATGTGACCCTGGCCAGGAATGCCCAGAGGAGGCCGAGCCCTGGTGAGTGGGGGCTCAGGGGTGTGAGCTTGGGGCCAACCTATGGCCAAGCTTCTGTCCACCTTCCCTCCTGGATGCTCTCCTCTCCAGCTTCCCACCCGACCGACTCCTTTCACCATCAGCCTCTTCTGGAGGCTCCGGCTTTGGCTGCCCTTGAAGGGGAGCTCCAAGGGCCACCCCCAGGCCGTGGTGAGACCTGCTCAGAATCCCACCCTCAGCCAGTCTGTGTGGCCTCAGACCCTGCCCGTCTTCCCTCACCACCTCATCTGTGGGGCCGTTTGTTCACGTGTTCATCGTTGAGCACTTGCAGTGGCCAGTCCCGTTCgcggcactggggacacagcctTGCCCAGCCCGCTCCTGGTCCTGCCTTTGTGGGGTTGACCCTGCTAGGGGAGAGGCAGTCAGCAAGCAGAGTTG CTTCCCCTCATCTGGCAGAGGACAGAGATGTTTCTGGAGAAGCAGCATTGCCAGGGCCCTTCCAGGACGGCCCCCCTCTGGCACCGACAAGGGTTCTCCCCAGCGCTGGTGCCTCTGAGTGTGGGAAAAGCCTGGAGGGTCGGTGCGGCGTGTCCCCCTCTCGGGAGAGGAAACCCACAGGGGTGTCTGTGATCTACTGGGAAAGCGGCGAGGCCAGCGTCAGCCTGCGGCTGACCTCTTCTCTGCGGGCCCCACCCGGGGAGAAGGCCCTCGCAGACCACCCTGCACCAGGCAAGCAGCCGAGGGCATCGGAGCGGCAGAAGCTGTACGCATGCGAGGCCCCGGGGAGAGCCTTCCCGGGCGCCCCAGAGGGGGACCGAGGAATGGGTGAGGCTTGGCGCGAGCCTCAGAGACTGCTTGCTGTCTCAGAGCCCCCGACCTGGGCCGAACTGGGCGAGGCCCTGCACGCTGGCCCCGGCCTCCTCTCTGGGGAGAAGCCCTTCGAGTGCAGGGCGTGCAGCAAGGTGTTCGTGAAGAGCTCGGACCTGCTGAAGCACCTGCGCACCCACACCGGGGAGCGGCCGTACGAGTGCGCGCAGTGCGGCAAGGCCTTCAGCCAGACGTCGCACCTGACGCAGCACCAGCGCATCCACAGCGGAGAGACGCCCTACACGTGCCCGGCCTGCGGCCAGGCCTTCCGGCACAGCTCCTCGCTGGTGCGGCACCAGCGCATCCACACGGCCGAGAAGGCCTTCCGCTGTGCCGAGTGCGGCAAGGCCTTCAGCCACCGCTCCAACCTCAGCCAGCACCGCAAGATCCACGCCGGGGGCCGGCCCTACGCGTGCACGCGCTGTGGCCGCAGCTTCTGCCGCAACTCGCACCTGATCCAGCACGAGCGCACGCACACGGGCGAGAAGCCCTTCGCCTGCGCGCTCTGCGGGGCCGCCTTCAGCCAGGGCTCGTCGCTCTTCAAGCACCGGCGCGTGCACACCGGCGAGAAGCCCTTCGCCTGCGCGCAGTGCGGCCGCGCCTTCAGCCACAGCTCCAACCTCAGGCAGCACCGGCTGCTGCACACGGGAGAGCGGCCTTTCCGTTGCTCGGACTGCGGCAAGGCCTTCGCCAAGGGCGCCGTGCTGCTCAGCCACCGACGCATCCACACGGGCGAGAAGCCCTTCGTGTGCGCACAGTGCGGCCGCGCCTTCCGCGAGCGCCCGGCCCTCTTCCACCACCAGAGGCTCCACACCGGCGAGAAGCCAGCGCGGCGGCCCCGGGCCAGCCCGCTCCCCCAGGCCAGGCCTCCTTCGGGGGCATCGTGTGAAGGCACACTGGGGAGGGAAGCCGGGCCCACTGCTGCCTCAGGCCCAGCCACGGTTCCGAAGACGGCTGAGCCTTGA